Proteins encoded in a region of the Limanda limanda chromosome 17, fLimLim1.1, whole genome shotgun sequence genome:
- the LOC133023393 gene encoding deleted in malignant brain tumors 1 protein-like isoform X1: MKSRRHFLTLVSFLLTLPVSSLNEGLQIRLAGPGYTRCSGRVELYKNNSWGTICDNKWSMSDAKVVCRQLGCGKTVEASVAARFGRGTGKIWLNNLECSGDERFLSDCKHKEYGENDCTHSRDAGVICKLIKLNRGDRCSGKVVIYHQKEWGTVCDNSWDLNDAEVVCRHLNCGTAMAATQGARFGLPYGKIKIWLDRVACSGSEDSLTECQHSGFGKTDCSHRKDAGVVCSASLPKPSISVNPSSVVSWGQNVSITCSISDEHKSETFILKKSPGSFRATEKSSSNSATFRIHTVDFDHEGSYQCQYERNISNEMFSSALSDPVRLSVTVPLSLLYSSIAGGILLLLLLVLVVYLDRRRRRGKAKQPGALTLSQLSVTARNKYEDDTNHDNMNFDSGEINKELTEEVGEVADDAYEKPERDEDHFYDVVGPSNLNVKSKEVCASVKKNRDDKEEDDENDYVDVTLPF; the protein is encoded by the exons ATGAAGAGCAGACGGCACTTTTTGACCCTCG TCTCCTTTCTGTTGACCTTACCTGTATCTTCCCTAAATGAAG GTCTTCAGATCCGATTAGCTGGTCCTGGATACACTCGGTGCTCTGGAAGAGTTGAactatataaaaacaacagctgggGAACAATCTGTGATAACAAATGGAGCATGTCTGATGCTAAGGTGGTATGCCGACAGTTGGGCTGTGGTAAGACAGTGGAGGCCTCTGTAGCAGCACGTTTTGGAAGAGGAACTGGCAAAATCTGGCTCAATAATTTGGAATGTTCGGGAGATGAACGCTTTCTAAGTGACTGTAAGCACAAAGAATACGGGGAGAATGACTGTACACACAGCAGGGATGCTGGTGTCATCTGTAAAT TGATCAAATTGAATCGCGGCGATCGTTGCTCTGGAAAAGTTGTAATTTATCACCAAAAGGAGTGGGGAACAGTCTGCGACAACTCCTGGGACTTAAATGATGCTGAGGTGGTTTGCAGACACTTGAACTGTGGCACAGCGATGGCTGCCACTCAAGGCGCACGTTTTGGTCTACCTTATGGAAAAATTAAAATCTGGCTTGATCGCGTGGCCTGTTCAGGAAGTGAAGATTCTCTAACTGAGTGTCAGCACAGTGGATTTGGGAAAACTGATTGTTCACACAGGAAAGATGCTGGTGTTGTCTGTTCAG caAGCCTCCCTAAGCCCAGCATCTCCGTGAATCCCTCTTCTGTGGTCAGCTGGGGTCAGAATGTCAGCATCACTTGTTCAATCTCAGATGAGCATAAAAGTGAAACATTTATTCTTAAGAAGAGTCCAGGCTCATTCAGAGCGACGGAGAAGTCAAGTTCCAACTCTGCTACATTCAGGATCCATACAGTGGACTTTGATCATGAGGGTTCGTATCAGTGTCAGTatgagagaaacatttcaaatgaaatgttCAGCTCTGCCTTAAGTGACCCTGTGAGACTCTCTGTTACTG TGCCTTTGTCGCTGCTGTATTCATCAATAGCTGGTgggatcctgctgctgctcctgctggtcCTGGTGGTTTATCTGGAccgcaggagaagaagaggaaaggccAAGCAGCCAGGAGCCCTCACCTTAAGTCAAT TGTCCGTCACAGCCAGGAACAAGTATGAAGATGACACGAACCACGACAATATGAACTTTGATTCAGGAGAAATTAACAAGGAACTCACAGAGGAAGTGGGCGAAGTGGCAGATGATGCTTATGAGAAgccagagagagatgaagatcATTTTTATGATGTAGTGGGCCCCAGTAACCTTAATGTGAAGTCCAAGGAGGTTTGTGCCagtgtaaagaaaaacagagacgaTAAGGAAGAAGACGACGAAAATGACTACGTAGATGTAACTCTGCCATTTTAA
- the hspb9 gene encoding heat shock protein beta-9 produces the protein MSQRSALNSMFADDPFFSQDRLLWPLHNGALSSLQQDFFNRRAKLADSLLKELHTGHPLLRLNKLPFLSSTLAGYVNTELQKQVQKPAEDNSDLLVTLDARGYAPGDITVKLEGRRLAVVAMKQAGAEESQTSSSSSSCAAFSSSASSQLGFVQKIDLPAHLDLSGLSCSLMGDGQLRIQAPVSKQPISEEDQVPIRFRASLEFPITKDKTEED, from the exons ATGTCCCAGCGCAGTGCTTTGAACAGCATGTTTGCCGATGACCCGTTCTTCAGCCAGGATCGGCTGCTGTGGCCGCTGCATAACGGGGCCCTTTCCTCACTGCAGCAGGACTTCTTCAACCGGAGAGCCAAGCTGGCCGACAGCCTTTTGAAGGAGCTCCACACGGGGCACCCCCTGCTCAGACTAAACAAGCTGCCCTTCCTTTCCTCCACTTTGGCAGGGTATGTAAA CACAGAGCTACAAAAGCAAGTACAGAAGCCTGCAGAAGACAATAGTGACCTCCTGGTCACCCTGGATGCAAGAGGTTACGCCCCCGGTGACATCACTGTCAAACTGGAGGGTCGGAGGCTAGCGGTGGTGGCCATGAAGCAAGCTGGGGCAGAGGAGAgccagacctcctcctcctcctcttcctgcgccgccttctcctcctcggccTCATCTCAGCTGGGGTTCGTCCAGAAGATCGACCTGCCCGCTCACCTGGATCTATCCGGCCTATCCTGTTCCCTGATGGGTGATGGACAGTTGCGAATCCAAGCCCCTGTGTCCAAGCAGCCAATCAGCGAGGAGGACCAGGTGCCCATTCGGTTCAGGGCATCACTGGAGTTTCCCATTACAAAGGACAAGACAGAGGAGGACTAA
- the LOC133023393 gene encoding deleted in malignant brain tumors 1 protein-like isoform X2 gives MKSRRHFLTLGLQIRLAGPGYTRCSGRVELYKNNSWGTICDNKWSMSDAKVVCRQLGCGKTVEASVAARFGRGTGKIWLNNLECSGDERFLSDCKHKEYGENDCTHSRDAGVICKLIKLNRGDRCSGKVVIYHQKEWGTVCDNSWDLNDAEVVCRHLNCGTAMAATQGARFGLPYGKIKIWLDRVACSGSEDSLTECQHSGFGKTDCSHRKDAGVVCSASLPKPSISVNPSSVVSWGQNVSITCSISDEHKSETFILKKSPGSFRATEKSSSNSATFRIHTVDFDHEGSYQCQYERNISNEMFSSALSDPVRLSVTVPLSLLYSSIAGGILLLLLLVLVVYLDRRRRRGKAKQPGALTLSQLSVTARNKYEDDTNHDNMNFDSGEINKELTEEVGEVADDAYEKPERDEDHFYDVVGPSNLNVKSKEVCASVKKNRDDKEEDDENDYVDVTLPF, from the exons ATGAAGAGCAGACGGCACTTTTTGACCCTCG GTCTTCAGATCCGATTAGCTGGTCCTGGATACACTCGGTGCTCTGGAAGAGTTGAactatataaaaacaacagctgggGAACAATCTGTGATAACAAATGGAGCATGTCTGATGCTAAGGTGGTATGCCGACAGTTGGGCTGTGGTAAGACAGTGGAGGCCTCTGTAGCAGCACGTTTTGGAAGAGGAACTGGCAAAATCTGGCTCAATAATTTGGAATGTTCGGGAGATGAACGCTTTCTAAGTGACTGTAAGCACAAAGAATACGGGGAGAATGACTGTACACACAGCAGGGATGCTGGTGTCATCTGTAAAT TGATCAAATTGAATCGCGGCGATCGTTGCTCTGGAAAAGTTGTAATTTATCACCAAAAGGAGTGGGGAACAGTCTGCGACAACTCCTGGGACTTAAATGATGCTGAGGTGGTTTGCAGACACTTGAACTGTGGCACAGCGATGGCTGCCACTCAAGGCGCACGTTTTGGTCTACCTTATGGAAAAATTAAAATCTGGCTTGATCGCGTGGCCTGTTCAGGAAGTGAAGATTCTCTAACTGAGTGTCAGCACAGTGGATTTGGGAAAACTGATTGTTCACACAGGAAAGATGCTGGTGTTGTCTGTTCAG caAGCCTCCCTAAGCCCAGCATCTCCGTGAATCCCTCTTCTGTGGTCAGCTGGGGTCAGAATGTCAGCATCACTTGTTCAATCTCAGATGAGCATAAAAGTGAAACATTTATTCTTAAGAAGAGTCCAGGCTCATTCAGAGCGACGGAGAAGTCAAGTTCCAACTCTGCTACATTCAGGATCCATACAGTGGACTTTGATCATGAGGGTTCGTATCAGTGTCAGTatgagagaaacatttcaaatgaaatgttCAGCTCTGCCTTAAGTGACCCTGTGAGACTCTCTGTTACTG TGCCTTTGTCGCTGCTGTATTCATCAATAGCTGGTgggatcctgctgctgctcctgctggtcCTGGTGGTTTATCTGGAccgcaggagaagaagaggaaaggccAAGCAGCCAGGAGCCCTCACCTTAAGTCAAT TGTCCGTCACAGCCAGGAACAAGTATGAAGATGACACGAACCACGACAATATGAACTTTGATTCAGGAGAAATTAACAAGGAACTCACAGAGGAAGTGGGCGAAGTGGCAGATGATGCTTATGAGAAgccagagagagatgaagatcATTTTTATGATGTAGTGGGCCCCAGTAACCTTAATGTGAAGTCCAAGGAGGTTTGTGCCagtgtaaagaaaaacagagacgaTAAGGAAGAAGACGACGAAAATGACTACGTAGATGTAACTCTGCCATTTTAA